The proteins below come from a single Xenopus tropicalis strain Nigerian chromosome 9, UCB_Xtro_10.0, whole genome shotgun sequence genomic window:
- the LOC101730703 gene encoding histone H1B — protein sequence MSETAPAPPPAEPAAAKKKQPKKGGAKAKKPAGPSAAELIVKAVSASKERSGVSLAALKKALAAGGYDVEKNNSRLKLALKALVTKGTLTQVKGSGASGSFKLNKKQLESKEKAAKKKPAAPKAKKPAVAAKKAPKSPKKPKKVSAAAKSPKKVKKPAKAAKSPKKPKAAKPKKVAKSPAKKAAKPKAAKSPAKKAPKPKATKSPAKAKAAKPKAAKAKKAAPKK from the coding sequence ATGTCTGAGACCGCTCCCGCCCCTCCCCCGGCTGAACCCGCCGCTGCCAAGAAGAAGCAGCCCAAGAAGGGAGGCGCTAAAGCCAAGAAACCCGCCGGGCCCAGCGCGGCCGAACTGATCGTGAAAGCCGTGTCCGCCTCTAAGGAGCGCAGCGGGGTGTCCCTGGCCGCTCTCAAGAAGGCTCTGGCTGCCGGAGGCTACGATGTGGAGAAGAACAACAGCCGCCTCAAGCTGGCTCTCAAGGCCTTGGTCACTAAGGGGACTCTCACCCAAGTCAAGGGGAGCGGAGCCTCCGGATCCTTCAAGCTGAACAAGAAGCAGCTGGAGAGTAAGGAGAAGGCGGCCAAGAAGAAGCCAGCGGCGCCCAAAGCCAAGAAACCAGCGGTGGCGGCAAAGAAGGCGCCCAAGTCCCCTAAAAAGCCCAAGAAGGTCTCGGCAGCAGCAAAGAGCCCCAAGAAGGTGAAGAAACCGGCAAAGGCCGCCAAAAGCCCCAAGAAGCCCAAAGCTGCCAAACCCAAGAAGGTGgccaagagcccggctaaaaaggccgccaagcccaaagctgccaagagcccggctaaaaagGCTCCAAAGCCTAAAGCTACAAAGAGCCCCGCAAAGGCCAAGGCAGCCAAACCCAAAGCGGCTAAAGCGAAGAAGGCGGCGCCCAAGAAGTAA
- the LOC101730642 gene encoding histone H3: MARTKQTARKSTGGKAPRKQLATKAARKSAPATGGVKKPHRYRPGTVALREIRRYQKSTELLIRKLPFQRLVREIAQDFKTDLRFQSSAVMALQEASEAYLVGLFEDTNLCAIHAKRVTIMPKDIQLARRIRGERA; encoded by the coding sequence atggcccgTACCAAGCAGACCGCCCGTAAGTCTACAGGAGGGAAAGCTCCCCGCAAGCAGCTGGCAACCAAAGCAGCCAGGAAGAGCGCTCCGGCCACCGGTGGAGTGAAGAAACCTCACCGTTACCGGCCCGGCACAGTCGCTCTCCGTGAGATCCGCCGCTACCAGAAATCCACCGAGCTGCTCATCCGCAAGCTGCCTTTCCAGCGCCTGGTCCGGGAGATCGCTCAGGACTTCAAGACCGACCTGCGCTTCCAGAGCTCAGCCGTCATGGCTCTGCAGGAGGCCAGCGAGGCTTATCTGGTCGGTCTCTTTGAGGACACCAACCTGTGCGCCATCCACGCCAAGAGGGTCACCATCATGCCCAAGGACATCCAGCTGGCCCGCAGGATCCGAGGCGAGAGGGCTTAG
- the LOC101730817 gene encoding histone H2A type 1 has protein sequence MSGRGKQGGKVRAKAKTRSSRAGLQFPVGRVHRLLRKGNYAERVGAGAPVYLAAVLEYLTAEILELAGNAARDNKKTRIIPRHLQLAVRNDEELNKLLGGVTIAQGGVLPNIQSVLLPKKTESSKAAKSK, from the coding sequence ATGTCCGGAAGAGGCAAACAAGGCGGGAAGGTTCGGGCTAAGGCCAAGACCCGCTCATCCCgggctgggctgcagttcccagttGGCCGAGTTCACAGGCTCTTGAGAAAGGGCAATTATGCTGAGCGGGTGGGAGCCGGAGCTCCGGTCTATCTGGCCGCAGTGCTCGAATACCTGACCGCTGAGATcctggagttggccgggaacgctgcccgggataacaagaagacccgtatcatccccaggcacctgcagctcgctgtgcgcaatgatgaggagctgaacaaactgctcggaggagtcactatcgctcagggcggggtcctgcccaacatccagtccGTGCTGCTGCCCAAGAAAACCGAGAGCTCCAAGGCGGCCAAGAGCAAGTGA
- the h2bc21 gene encoding histone H2B 1.1, whose protein sequence is MPEPAKSTPAAKKGSKKAVTKTQKKDGKKRRKTRKESYAIYVYKVLKQVHPDTGISSKAMSIMNSFVNDVFERIAGEASRLAHYNKRSTITSREIQTAVRLLLPGELAKHAVSEGTKAVTKYTSAK, encoded by the coding sequence ATGCCTGAACCAGCCAAATCCACTCCAGCCGCGAAGAAAGGCTCCAAGAAAGCGGTGACCAAGAcccagaagaaagatgggaagaagcgcaggaagacaaggaaggagagttacgccatttacgtgtacaaggtgctgaagcaggtgcaccccgataccggcatctcctccaaggccatgagcatcatgaactcctttgtcaacgatgtgtttgagcgcatcgcaggggaagcctcccgcctggctcattacaacaagcgctccaccatcacctcccgggagatccagaccgcggtccgcctgctgctgcctggggagctggccaagcacgccgtgtccgagggcaccaaggctgtcaccaagtacaccagcgccaagtaa